One window of Litorilinea aerophila genomic DNA carries:
- a CDS encoding ABC transporter permease, whose amino-acid sequence MDHVSSIATPKKTGRFASLSLQEFLLRARAFIALILVVTTFSFLSPTFMTADNIIIVAKQVAINAILGIGMTFVILTGGIDLSVGSVAGLAAMIAGGLINEGLILPMFGVIVYFNVWMVILITLTVGALVGALNGLIITRFNVPPFIATLGTLYIARGLALLRSGGDTYPNLVGRPEFGNQGFPILGSGTFLPRAMVQGWIQQLSDMPNFVTTALRFLAIPYEVWIMIVFALIAAFVATKTPFGRQVYAIGGNERAAQLSGVRVKRIKVIVYMISGFCAAMVGLIIASRLVAAHPATGVFFELNAIAVVVLGGTSLMGGRGTIGGTIIGAFVIGALNAGMVMVGISSFWQQVITGSVIVLAVIIDQFQARMQERVALQKQQQLADAS is encoded by the coding sequence ATGGATCACGTCAGCTCGATAGCCACGCCTAAAAAAACTGGCAGATTTGCCAGCCTCAGCCTGCAAGAATTTCTGTTGCGGGCACGGGCGTTCATTGCCTTGATCCTGGTGGTGACGACGTTTTCGTTTCTGTCTCCCACCTTCATGACAGCAGACAACATCATCATCGTGGCGAAGCAGGTGGCGATTAACGCTATCCTGGGTATCGGCATGACGTTCGTGATTCTCACCGGCGGCATCGATCTGTCAGTGGGATCTGTGGCCGGGCTGGCGGCGATGATTGCCGGCGGGCTGATCAACGAGGGGCTGATCCTGCCCATGTTTGGCGTTATCGTCTACTTCAACGTGTGGATGGTGATCCTCATCACCCTGACCGTGGGCGCTCTGGTGGGCGCCCTCAACGGACTGATCATCACCCGATTTAACGTCCCCCCATTCATTGCCACCCTGGGGACACTGTACATCGCCCGGGGGCTGGCGCTGCTCCGCTCTGGTGGGGATACCTACCCCAATCTGGTAGGTCGGCCAGAATTCGGCAACCAGGGCTTTCCCATACTGGGATCGGGCACATTCTTGCCCCGGGCTATGGTCCAGGGTTGGATACAGCAGCTTTCGGATATGCCCAACTTTGTGACCACCGCACTCCGTTTCCTGGCGATCCCCTATGAAGTCTGGATTATGATCGTCTTTGCGCTGATTGCCGCTTTTGTGGCCACCAAAACCCCCTTTGGGCGACAGGTGTATGCCATCGGTGGCAATGAACGAGCCGCCCAACTTTCGGGTGTACGGGTGAAGCGGATCAAAGTCATCGTCTATATGATCTCTGGCTTCTGCGCTGCCATGGTCGGCCTGATCATCGCGTCCAGGCTGGTGGCCGCCCATCCAGCTACCGGCGTCTTTTTCGAACTGAACGCCATCGCCGTGGTGGTGTTGGGCGGCACATCGCTCATGGGAGGCCGGGGTACCATCGGTGGCACCATTATCGGCGCTTTTGTCATCGGTGCTTTGAATGCGGGCATGGTGATGGTGGGGATTTCATCCTTCTGGCAGCAGGTGATTACCGGCTCGGTGATCGTACTGGCCGTCATCATCGATCAATTTCAGGCCCGCATGCAGGAGCGCGTAGCCTTACAAAAACAGCAGCAACTGGCGGATGCCTCCTGA
- a CDS encoding D-ribose ABC transporter substrate-binding protein, translating to MRIQRWLVLVLAVALLALLAACSGQMAPTQEGGAAPAQQEAAPAQEEAAPASQEEAAPAATSNLMCIIVPPVENPFFGAMQDIAAAKAEELGYETLKLVHDDDANKQLELIETCIARGAAAIILDNAGADATVAAVQRAKDAGIPSFLVDREITQEGVAVAQIVSNNYQGATLVAEYFAELMGEEGKYAELTGRDTDTNAHIRSQGYHDVLDEFPDMEMVAQQTANWSQDEAFGVMENILQAHPDIKGVISGNDTMALGAQAALLAAGRDDVIVVGFDGSDDAIQSIMAGELDATALQPVAEMATQAVIQADQYLKTGSTGKPEKQSIDMVLITPKNACNYKLFAPVPNPVEDCTAQ from the coding sequence ATGCGGATTCAGCGTTGGCTTGTTTTGGTTCTCGCCGTAGCGTTGCTGGCCTTGCTGGCGGCCTGTAGCGGCCAAATGGCCCCGACCCAGGAAGGGGGCGCAGCGCCGGCCCAACAAGAAGCTGCCCCCGCTCAAGAAGAAGCTGCGCCGGCAAGCCAGGAAGAAGCGGCACCGGCAGCAACGTCCAATCTGATGTGTATCATTGTTCCGCCGGTGGAAAATCCCTTCTTTGGGGCCATGCAGGATATTGCCGCGGCCAAAGCCGAAGAACTGGGCTATGAAACCCTCAAGCTGGTTCACGATGACGACGCCAACAAGCAGCTTGAACTCATCGAAACCTGCATTGCGCGCGGCGCTGCCGCCATCATCCTGGACAATGCCGGCGCGGACGCCACCGTGGCCGCCGTTCAGCGGGCCAAGGATGCTGGCATCCCCAGTTTCCTGGTGGACCGGGAGATCACCCAGGAAGGTGTCGCTGTTGCGCAAATTGTCTCCAACAACTACCAGGGGGCCACACTCGTCGCCGAGTACTTTGCCGAGCTGATGGGCGAAGAGGGCAAATATGCCGAGCTGACCGGGCGCGACACCGATACCAATGCCCACATCCGCTCCCAGGGTTACCACGACGTGTTGGACGAGTTCCCGGATATGGAGATGGTAGCCCAGCAGACGGCCAACTGGAGCCAGGATGAAGCCTTTGGGGTGATGGAGAACATCCTCCAGGCGCACCCCGACATCAAAGGGGTTATCTCCGGCAATGACACCATGGCCCTGGGGGCACAAGCGGCTCTGCTGGCTGCCGGGCGGGATGATGTGATCGTGGTTGGCTTCGACGGCAGCGACGATGCCATCCAATCCATCATGGCCGGTGAACTGGATGCCACGGCCCTGCAGCCGGTGGCCGAGATGGCAACCCAGGCGGTCATCCAGGCAGACCAATACCTCAAGACGGGCAGCACCGGCAAGCCTGAGAAGCAGTCTATCGACATGGTGCTGATTACTCCCAAGAATGCCTGCAACTACAAGCTTTTCGCCCCTGTGCCCAATCCTGTGGAGGACTGTACAGCCCAGTAA
- a CDS encoding response regulator codes for MKVLICDDQALIRDGLEMLLRLERDIQVVGKAEDGAEAVELAGQLRPDLVLMDLKMPGMNGIEATRQIRARYPAVKVLVLTTYDDDEWVFDAIRAGASGYLLKDTPREKVVEAIRGTVEGKSFVDPAVAGRLMQQVAGRQEAPASQLLEELSEREVEVLRLIARGLNNAEIAAQLHLSEGTVRNHVSAILAKLNVPDRTNAAILAIQSGL; via the coding sequence ATGAAGGTGCTGATCTGCGACGACCAGGCCCTGATCCGCGACGGGTTGGAGATGCTGTTGCGGCTGGAAAGGGACATCCAGGTGGTGGGAAAGGCGGAGGACGGCGCGGAGGCCGTGGAGCTGGCCGGGCAGCTCCGGCCCGACCTGGTGCTGATGGATCTGAAGATGCCGGGCATGAACGGCATCGAGGCGACGCGCCAGATCCGCGCCCGCTATCCCGCCGTCAAGGTGCTGGTGCTCACCACCTACGACGATGACGAGTGGGTCTTCGACGCGATCCGGGCCGGCGCGTCGGGCTACTTGCTCAAGGACACCCCCCGGGAGAAGGTGGTGGAGGCCATCCGGGGGACGGTGGAAGGGAAATCCTTTGTCGATCCAGCGGTGGCGGGCCGGTTGATGCAACAGGTGGCCGGCCGACAGGAAGCGCCTGCATCACAGCTTCTGGAGGAGCTGAGCGAGCGGGAAGTGGAGGTGCTACGGCTGATCGCTCGGGGGCTGAACAACGCCGAGATCGCAGCCCAACTTCACCTTTCCGAAGGAACCGTACGTAACCACGTCAGCGCCATCCTGGCCAAGCTGAATGTGCCCGACCGCACCAACGCGGCCATCCTGGCAATTCAGTCGGGATTGTAG
- a CDS encoding sensor histidine kinase codes for MNTYDHDLDDPRSLFRIAGWMWLIYLVLLLTTDLILSAAPQALGRYYLVNGLVACMFLACAHWSGLQRRLQRLYTPLMLVLIAAAPMVANRFWVGPLPPGPMSNVEGLTLRLLPVLFIGLAITAWHYPEFVVAFYAVATALLEIGLQWMLPSGNSGTMYVVTFVAVVRSVSFLAVGHFISTLIRHLQEQRERLTQANARLVDYANTLEQLTLSRERNRMARELHDTLAHTLSALSVQLETVKAYWHVDSAAAQEMLDQSIRATRSGLQETRRALKALRASPLDDLGLSGALRQIATETAARANLHLELSLPEHLPILPAAVEQCIYRVAQEAIANVAHHAQARTLRLRLRCNHDIVLEVEDDGRGFDPQQVASGNHFGLAGMRERAELVGGTLQIAGQPGQGTTVRLILKDWRQKGSKA; via the coding sequence ATGAACACCTACGACCACGATCTCGACGACCCCCGCTCGCTCTTTCGTATTGCGGGCTGGATGTGGCTGATCTACCTGGTCCTGCTCCTGACTACAGATCTGATCCTGTCTGCAGCACCCCAGGCCTTGGGACGCTACTACCTGGTCAACGGCCTGGTGGCATGCATGTTTCTGGCCTGTGCCCATTGGTCGGGGCTTCAACGCCGGTTGCAGCGCCTCTACACGCCCCTCATGCTGGTGCTGATCGCGGCTGCGCCGATGGTGGCCAACCGGTTCTGGGTAGGCCCCTTACCCCCAGGCCCCATGTCCAATGTGGAGGGCCTGACCTTGCGCCTCTTGCCCGTGCTCTTCATCGGTCTGGCGATCACCGCCTGGCACTATCCCGAGTTTGTGGTGGCCTTTTATGCCGTGGCCACAGCCCTGTTGGAGATCGGGCTCCAATGGATGCTGCCTTCAGGCAACTCCGGCACCATGTATGTGGTCACCTTTGTGGCTGTGGTGCGCTCGGTCAGCTTTCTGGCAGTGGGCCATTTCATCAGCACCTTGATCCGGCATTTGCAGGAACAGCGCGAGCGGCTGACCCAGGCCAACGCCCGTCTGGTGGACTACGCCAACACCCTGGAACAGCTCACCCTGAGCCGAGAACGCAATCGCATGGCCCGGGAGCTGCACGATACCCTGGCCCACACCCTGAGCGCCCTGAGCGTACAGCTCGAGACGGTAAAGGCCTATTGGCATGTGGATTCCGCAGCCGCCCAGGAGATGCTGGACCAATCCATCCGCGCCACCCGGTCCGGCCTGCAGGAGACCCGCCGGGCCCTCAAGGCCTTGCGGGCCAGCCCCTTGGACGACCTGGGGTTGTCCGGCGCGCTGCGCCAGATAGCCACGGAGACCGCCGCGCGCGCCAACCTGCATCTGGAGCTGTCCCTGCCCGAACACCTGCCCATCCTGCCGGCGGCGGTGGAGCAGTGCATCTACCGGGTAGCCCAGGAAGCCATCGCCAATGTGGCCCATCACGCCCAGGCCCGCACCCTGCGCCTGCGGCTTCGGTGCAACCACGACATCGTGCTGGAAGTGGAGGACGACGGCCGGGGGTTCGACCCCCAACAGGTGGCCTCCGGCAATCACTTCGGCCTGGCGGGCATGCGGGAACGGGCGGAGCTGGTGGGGGGCACGCTCCAGATTGCCGGCCAACCGGGGCAGGGAACCACCGTGCGGCTCATCCTCAAGGATTGGAGACAGAAAGGATCGAAAGCATGA
- a CDS encoding YHYH protein codes for MTTDQEGTLLPDQEAATLTPAGDTASTISASSASATFDTTAGIQAVQWAENVTITLGEDTFRYQSNGLPNHDLPEKFLIPKNPANQPFSNKTLDDFNVVTTTEYLQESPIDVTLTLHPTYAETVTQTSLGTIGYILSGARLFNDYENMERSVVALDDNITFTFDETGHDHASFVDECNGHPLADGSNYHYHGVPKCITAEIDVAGEHSHMLGVLRDGFPVYGPQGEDGVPMTNADLDACSGHFGATPEFPEGIYHYHLTEDEAPYSVDCYKGVVDASTGDTGGPAGGPGQGGRPPQIDLAAAAEKLGVTEDALRAALGDPQQGPPDFAAAAQALGVSEETLLDALGILAGAPPANGQPPVGQP; via the coding sequence GTGACAACGGACCAGGAGGGTACGCTCCTCCCTGACCAGGAAGCAGCCACCCTCACTCCCGCGGGAGACACCGCGAGCACAATCTCGGCCTCTTCGGCGTCGGCGACCTTCGACACCACTGCCGGCATCCAGGCCGTACAATGGGCGGAAAACGTGACCATCACCCTGGGCGAGGACACGTTCCGCTACCAATCCAATGGGCTGCCCAACCACGACCTGCCCGAAAAGTTCCTCATTCCCAAGAACCCGGCCAACCAGCCCTTTAGCAACAAGACCCTGGACGACTTCAACGTGGTCACCACCACCGAGTACCTGCAGGAGAGTCCCATCGATGTCACCCTGACCCTGCACCCCACCTACGCGGAGACGGTGACGCAGACCAGCCTAGGGACCATTGGCTACATCCTCAGCGGCGCGCGGCTCTTCAACGACTACGAGAACATGGAGCGCTCGGTGGTGGCCCTGGACGACAACATCACCTTCACCTTCGACGAGACGGGCCATGACCACGCCTCGTTTGTGGACGAGTGCAACGGCCATCCCCTGGCGGACGGCTCCAACTACCACTACCACGGCGTGCCCAAGTGCATCACGGCAGAAATAGACGTGGCGGGCGAACATTCCCACATGCTCGGCGTGCTGCGGGACGGCTTCCCGGTCTACGGACCCCAAGGCGAGGATGGCGTGCCCATGACCAACGCGGACCTGGACGCGTGCAGCGGTCACTTCGGCGCCACGCCCGAGTTTCCCGAGGGCATCTACCACTATCACCTGACCGAGGACGAGGCGCCGTACTCCGTGGATTGTTACAAAGGCGTGGTGGACGCCTCCACAGGCGATACCGGTGGCCCTGCCGGTGGTCCTGGCCAGGGTGGCCGGCCGCCGCAGATCGACCTGGCCGCCGCAGCCGAGAAGCTGGGCGTGACGGAAGACGCCCTGCGCGCGGCCTTGGGCGATCCGCAGCAAGGCCCGCCGGACTTTGCGGCCGCGGCCCAGGCCCTGGGCGTCAGCGAAGAAACCCTGCTGGACGCCCTGGGCATCCTCGCCGGCGCTCCTCCGGCCAACGGTCAGCCGCCTGTCGGCCAGCCCTGA
- a CDS encoding SDR family oxidoreductase has product MTNNNRFGPNGWTPERLGSLTGKTYVITGATSGTGLEAARIFLSKGAQVVMLNRNPEKSATTIARLKEEFGPDADVSFIQMDLASLDSVRKAAAEVLEQVPRIDALICNAAIAQVPELRFTVDGFESQLGVNHFGHFLLCGLLFPRIEASQGRIVVVGSNAYKMGLRRIQFEDLNFEKNYSAWNAYAQSKLAQMMFAYELQRRVRAAGKQVQVFVCHPGASRTSLIDSNAGRFNKILWAILSRIIAQPAERGAWPEVMCATEEGLKQEALYGPTRRGETVGPVGECSLDAIVLDREAATKLWEISEEKTGFRWGLPA; this is encoded by the coding sequence ATGACCAACAACAACAGATTTGGGCCAAACGGCTGGACACCTGAACGCCTGGGCTCTCTGACAGGCAAAACCTATGTCATCACCGGCGCTACCAGCGGTACGGGACTTGAGGCGGCACGGATATTCCTGTCCAAAGGCGCCCAAGTGGTGATGTTGAACCGCAATCCTGAGAAGTCGGCCACTACCATCGCGCGGCTGAAGGAGGAATTTGGCCCGGATGCCGATGTGTCCTTCATCCAGATGGACCTCGCGTCCCTGGATTCGGTCCGGAAGGCAGCCGCCGAGGTGCTCGAGCAGGTTCCCCGGATCGACGCGCTGATCTGCAACGCTGCCATTGCCCAGGTGCCTGAACTTCGGTTCACCGTGGATGGCTTTGAAAGCCAGCTCGGCGTGAACCACTTCGGCCATTTCCTGCTCTGCGGATTGCTTTTCCCGCGGATCGAAGCGTCACAGGGGCGCATCGTTGTCGTCGGCAGCAACGCGTACAAAATGGGGCTGAGGCGAATCCAGTTCGAGGACCTCAATTTTGAAAAGAACTACTCCGCCTGGAACGCCTACGCCCAGAGCAAGCTGGCGCAGATGATGTTCGCCTACGAACTCCAGCGGCGCGTCCGGGCTGCGGGCAAGCAGGTCCAGGTGTTTGTCTGCCATCCCGGCGCATCCAGAACGAGTCTGATAGACAGCAATGCCGGCCGCTTTAACAAAATCCTGTGGGCCATTCTCTCTCGGATAATCGCACAGCCCGCCGAAAGGGGCGCCTGGCCCGAAGTCATGTGCGCAACGGAAGAGGGACTGAAACAGGAGGCGCTTTACGGTCCAACCAGGCGAGGTGAGACAGTCGGCCCTGTCGGTGAGTGCTCGTTAGATGCAATCGTCCTGGACCGGGAGGCGGCGACCAAGCTCTGGGAGATCTCTGAAGAGAAGACGGGTTTCCGTTGGGGGCTGCCGGCGTGA
- the cls gene encoding cardiolipin synthase: MEDISGSLLPSLGTVAAAAITLYTLSVIVFIISENRSPQSTFAWMLLLLIFPVGGVLIYFLFGRSWRAFSREKQFVYQDLGRELTQGLGPIIARQEERIREVQQKLGNQYVKLLELVYNNSFSALTVHNDAEILQDAREKYPRLLEDIRQARHSIHLEYYIWQTDPFTIQLKDLLIEKARSGVEVRLLYDAVGSFRTLKRWYKKELQAGGVQVHPYSPVLRLHTIGYRNHRKIAVIDGKIGYTGGLNIGQEHLDGSAGFKSWRDTHLRLTGEAARVLQGLFVTHWYYATKEKLTHPSYFPPLEEPYRYLPIQIITSGPDSQWAAIRQLYFLMIVAAQDHIYLQSPFFILDASIAEALKAVALAGVDVKVMLAPRGVERSQIPYWAANTYIREMVRAGVRVFFYEDGYFHAKTMSIDSTVCTIGTANMDIRSFGINYEINAVIYDRQMAAELEADFRRDLTHCREFNLREYEEGPFLLRFRDSVARLFSPLL, translated from the coding sequence ATGGAAGACATTAGCGGCTCTTTGCTCCCATCCCTGGGCACCGTGGCGGCGGCCGCGATCACCCTCTACACCCTGAGCGTGATCGTGTTCATCATCTCCGAGAACCGCAGCCCCCAATCCACCTTTGCCTGGATGTTGCTGCTCCTGATCTTTCCCGTGGGCGGCGTGCTCATCTACTTCCTCTTTGGGCGGAGCTGGCGGGCCTTTAGCCGGGAAAAGCAGTTCGTCTACCAGGATCTGGGGCGGGAGCTGACCCAGGGGCTGGGTCCCATCATCGCCCGCCAGGAAGAGCGCATCCGCGAGGTGCAGCAGAAGCTGGGGAACCAGTACGTCAAGCTGTTGGAGCTGGTCTACAACAACTCCTTCTCCGCCCTGACCGTCCACAACGACGCAGAGATCCTGCAGGATGCCCGGGAGAAGTACCCCCGGCTGCTGGAGGACATCCGCCAGGCCCGCCACTCCATCCACCTGGAGTATTACATCTGGCAGACCGACCCTTTCACCATCCAGCTGAAGGATTTGCTGATTGAAAAGGCCCGCTCCGGCGTGGAGGTGCGCCTGCTCTACGACGCGGTGGGCTCTTTTCGGACCTTGAAGCGCTGGTACAAAAAGGAACTCCAGGCCGGCGGCGTCCAGGTGCATCCCTACTCGCCGGTGTTGCGCCTGCACACCATCGGCTACCGCAACCACCGCAAGATTGCGGTCATCGACGGGAAGATCGGCTACACAGGGGGGTTGAACATCGGCCAGGAGCACCTGGATGGCAGCGCGGGCTTCAAGTCCTGGCGGGACACCCACCTGCGCCTCACCGGGGAGGCGGCCCGGGTACTCCAGGGGCTCTTCGTCACCCACTGGTACTACGCCACCAAGGAAAAATTGACCCACCCCAGCTACTTTCCGCCCCTGGAAGAGCCCTACCGCTACCTGCCCATCCAGATCATCACCTCCGGGCCGGATTCCCAGTGGGCAGCCATTCGGCAGCTCTACTTCCTCATGATTGTGGCCGCCCAGGACCACATCTACCTGCAGTCGCCCTTCTTCATCCTGGATGCCAGCATCGCCGAGGCGCTGAAGGCCGTGGCCCTGGCCGGCGTGGACGTCAAGGTGATGCTCGCGCCCCGGGGCGTGGAGCGCAGCCAGATCCCCTACTGGGCCGCCAACACCTACATCCGGGAGATGGTGCGGGCGGGGGTACGGGTCTTCTTCTACGAAGATGGCTACTTCCACGCCAAAACCATGAGCATCGACTCCACCGTCTGCACCATCGGCACGGCCAACATGGACATCCGCAGCTTCGGCATCAACTATGAGATCAACGCGGTGATCTATGACCGGCAGATGGCCGCTGAGCTGGAGGCCGACTTTCGCCGGGATCTGACCCACTGTCGGGAGTTCAACCTGCGGGAATATGAGGAAGGGCCGTTCCTGCTGCGCTTCCGGGATTCGGTGGCCCGGCTCTTTTCGCCCCTGCTGTAG
- a CDS encoding metallophosphoesterase, with product MRHIYRLFERTSRFLFRHFGQIAIGKQLTVEQIRLSIPGLHPALDGFKIVQLSDFHLYPFTQVSFIREAVARANELRPDLTVLTGDYVSHIAEAIFELAPALAGLNARLGVFSVLGNHDISTNRSVVEQGLSQVDLAPLHNRSHLFQVGQGQLALAGVDDGWMGRPDLRAALASVPEGVPVVLLAHEPDLADQFTRHPQVAVQLSGHTHGGQIRVPRRRPWFLPHLGRKYDYGLYRVNQSWLYTNRGLGFGSAPIRINCPPEITEIILIRDDQPPQAQNGRH from the coding sequence TTGAGACACATCTACCGACTGTTTGAACGAACCAGCCGTTTTCTCTTTCGCCATTTCGGCCAGATCGCCATCGGTAAACAGTTGACCGTGGAGCAGATCCGGCTGTCCATCCCGGGGCTGCATCCGGCCCTGGACGGATTCAAGATCGTCCAGCTGAGCGACTTCCACCTCTACCCCTTCACCCAGGTCTCCTTCATTCGCGAGGCGGTGGCCCGGGCCAACGAGCTGCGCCCGGACCTCACGGTGCTGACCGGGGACTACGTCTCCCACATCGCCGAGGCCATCTTCGAGCTGGCGCCGGCCCTGGCCGGGCTGAACGCCCGCCTGGGCGTCTTCAGCGTCCTGGGCAACCACGACATCTCCACCAACCGCTCCGTGGTGGAACAGGGGCTGAGCCAGGTGGATCTGGCCCCCCTCCACAACCGCAGCCACCTCTTCCAGGTGGGGCAGGGGCAGCTGGCCCTGGCCGGCGTGGATGACGGCTGGATGGGCCGGCCGGACCTGCGGGCTGCGCTGGCGTCGGTGCCGGAGGGGGTGCCAGTGGTGCTGCTGGCCCACGAGCCCGACCTGGCCGACCAATTCACCCGCCATCCCCAGGTGGCAGTGCAGCTCTCCGGCCACACCCACGGCGGCCAGATCCGCGTGCCCCGCCGCCGGCCCTGGTTTCTGCCCCACCTGGGCCGCAAGTATGACTATGGCCTGTATCGGGTGAACCAGAGCTGGCTCTACACCAACCGGGGCTTGGGCTTCGGCTCCGCGCCCATCCGCATCAACTGCCCGCCCGAGATCACCGAGATCATCCTCATCCGCGACGACCAACCGCCTCAAGCGCAGAATGGAAGACATTAG
- a CDS encoding sulfatase, with translation MKAILVMFDTLNRRMLPPYGCDWVHAPNFARLAERTVTFDNCYVGSMPCMPARRELHTGRYNFLHRSWGPLEPFDDSMPEILDRHGVYTHLSTDHQHYFEDGGATYHQRYTTWNFERGQEGDHWIGQVRDPEIPPVVADRRHGGETRFKSTWRQDWINRAFMRREEDQPQPRTFANGLDFIRRNHQEDNWFLQIETFDPHEPFFTQQQYKDLYPHEYHGRHFDWPPYRQVQETPEEVAHLRYEYAALVSMCDTYLGKVLDLMDELNLWDDTMLIVCTDHGFLLGEHDWWAKVVQPFYQEVAHTPLFIWDPRSRRRNVRCGHLVQMIDLPATLLEFFGVERPPDMQGIPLRETLAHDAPTREAVLFGIHGGHVNVTDGRYVYMRACARPDNTPLYEYTLMPTHMRARFSVEELQEIEIAPPFSFTKGCPVMKIPARTPRNPFPFGTMLFDLQEDPGQTEPIQDPAVEERMIQHLVRLMQENDAPAEQFARLGL, from the coding sequence ATGAAAGCCATCCTGGTGATGTTCGACACCCTGAACCGCCGCATGCTGCCTCCCTACGGCTGTGACTGGGTGCATGCGCCCAACTTTGCCCGCCTGGCCGAACGGACCGTCACCTTCGACAACTGCTACGTGGGCAGTATGCCCTGCATGCCGGCCCGACGGGAACTCCACACCGGCCGCTACAACTTCCTCCACCGGAGTTGGGGCCCCCTGGAGCCCTTCGACGACTCCATGCCCGAGATCCTGGATCGCCACGGCGTCTACACCCACCTCTCCACCGACCACCAGCACTACTTCGAGGACGGCGGCGCCACCTACCACCAGCGTTACACCACCTGGAACTTCGAGCGGGGCCAGGAAGGCGACCACTGGATCGGCCAGGTTCGGGATCCGGAGATCCCGCCCGTGGTGGCAGACCGGAGGCATGGCGGGGAGACCCGCTTCAAAAGCACCTGGCGACAGGATTGGATCAACCGGGCCTTCATGCGCCGGGAAGAGGATCAGCCCCAGCCCCGCACCTTCGCCAACGGCCTGGACTTCATCCGCCGCAACCACCAGGAGGACAACTGGTTCCTCCAGATCGAAACCTTCGACCCCCACGAGCCCTTCTTCACCCAGCAACAGTACAAAGACCTCTACCCCCACGAGTACCACGGCCGCCACTTCGACTGGCCCCCCTATCGCCAGGTCCAGGAGACGCCTGAAGAAGTGGCCCACCTCCGCTATGAGTACGCTGCGCTGGTGAGCATGTGCGACACCTACCTGGGCAAGGTGCTGGACCTGATGGACGAGCTCAACCTGTGGGACGACACCATGCTCATCGTCTGCACCGACCACGGCTTCCTGCTGGGGGAACACGACTGGTGGGCCAAGGTGGTACAGCCCTTCTACCAGGAGGTGGCCCACACGCCCCTCTTCATCTGGGATCCCCGCAGCCGGCGGCGCAACGTGCGCTGCGGGCACCTGGTGCAGATGATCGACCTGCCGGCCACCCTGCTGGAATTCTTCGGCGTGGAACGCCCGCCCGACATGCAGGGCATCCCCCTGCGGGAGACCCTGGCCCACGACGCGCCCACCCGGGAGGCCGTGCTCTTCGGCATCCACGGCGGCCACGTCAACGTCACCGACGGCCGCTACGTCTACATGCGGGCCTGTGCCCGGCCAGACAACACGCCGCTGTACGAATACACCCTCATGCCCACCCACATGCGGGCGCGTTTCAGCGTGGAGGAGCTGCAGGAGATCGAGATCGCACCGCCCTTTTCCTTCACCAAAGGCTGCCCGGTGATGAAGATCCCGGCGCGCACCCCGCGCAACCCCTTCCCCTTCGGCACCATGCTCTTCGACCTCCAGGAGGATCCCGGACAGACGGAACCCATCCAGGACCCGGCGGTGGAGGAGCGCATGATCCAGCACCTGGTGCGACTGATGCAAGAGAACGACGCGCCGGCCGAGCAGTTTGCCCGCCTGGGCCTGTAA
- a CDS encoding NIPSNAP family protein — protein sequence MFFELRQYRTKPGQRERWVRFMEEVIIPYQVSKGMVVVGSFVGQEEEDLYVWIRRFDSEEERERLYKAVYETDYWQNEISPQVGEMLDRTKTVVTRIEPTPKSVIR from the coding sequence ATGTTTTTCGAATTACGTCAATATCGCACCAAACCGGGACAGCGGGAGCGCTGGGTCCGCTTCATGGAAGAGGTCATCATCCCCTACCAGGTCTCCAAGGGGATGGTGGTGGTGGGTTCCTTCGTGGGACAGGAAGAGGAGGACCTCTACGTCTGGATCCGCCGCTTCGACAGCGAGGAGGAGCGGGAACGCCTCTACAAGGCCGTCTACGAAACCGACTACTGGCAGAACGAAATCTCACCCCAGGTGGGTGAAATGCTGGACCGCACCAAGACCGTGGTCACCCGCATCGAGCCCACGCCCAAGTCGGTCATCCGCTGA